aaccaagacgacactgggatctgaactcttACCTGTCACCTTGGGAAAGACCAGAAAGCCTCACAGTCCATGGATCAGCCTGCTTTCAGCCATGAACACCAGGAACCCAACAAACAGGggcttgagaaagaaaaaagaatgttttcccCAAGTCACAACAATCTGAATGGGGGCAGTTCAGGAGGGGCGAGATGGTTCAACCATGTCCTCAAGGACCCAACATCATGTGCACCTGCTGCAGTGTCCACACAGAGGAGCTATCCTCTTCATGGCCAGAACACAGCTGCTGCAGGTCCAAGCGCTCCTGTCATCCAAGcggagagagggaggaaacacAAAACAATCCCGTAACAGAGGGAAAGCCATAAGAATAATTTATTGTATTACTTAATAAGGTGTCCTTCCTAGAGATTACATTTTACTGGTCAGAACACTGCTTTGGGGCAACTCCGAGCTGCGTGAGGGTCTAGGATGTCAAGAGTTATTAGCAAGTGATCACTGTCCAAAtcccaggcagggagagaggatgATGGGAATAGGCTAATCCCAGGGCTTCTCCAACACACTGCAATGTGGTCAGGGAACATCTGGGCCAGTGTATTTCTGTGAGTGCTGCAGGGAAAACCTCTGTGGAGGACAACAGAGTAACATCTGTAAATATATAAGACATATCCttcaacccagcaattctacttcaggaaatttaaatgaaagataGACTCACTTATAAGtaagataatatttataaaaacgtACTCAATGCAGTGTTGCTTGTAATGGCAAAGCTTTAGAAATCATCAAATTGTAGcaatttaacaatgttttattaataagaaaataaaggatggCTGACAAAAACAATAGAATAGTACAAAGCTATTGAAAATAATGATAGAGTCCTGTGTGCATTGATATAAAAGTGTTCAAGCTAAAGCATTAGATGAATAAAGCAAACTACAAAAAGATGTCTTAACAGTGGGGGTTTCCTGGAGAAAGTCTGAGAACTGGGCAGGGAGATGAGAGACTGCTATTAGTCGCTCATTACTgctctgtctttttaattttgtgccTTGTGCatgaattcaaattttttaatcaaaaacaaTTAAAGGTTTCAGAAGGGATTTATAGGGAAATCAAAGATCTGATATTTTTCAAGGTGGAGAGACATAAGTGGTGTACATTTTATGTGATGTGTTTAGAGCATACTGGCTTCTCGAAATAAATACATCCTTTGGCTTTAGTCTGACAAACACTTCCCCTGGAATCCCACTGAGCTCATTTGCGCTGAGCCTGCTAAGTCATTGTCGTCTCCACATCCAGGAGCCTACTCACCTCAGAACCTCAAAAGAATCCTTCTTAGAGTGGTGATGCCCTTGAATCCTGTATCCCATTAACCCTTCACTCCACTGGGGTccaggctgggccccagggtCTAGACCTACAGAGACCAACACGACTCATCTTCAGAAAAGAAGAGGCATTTGTTCCATAAACTTATTGAATGAAAAcactgtttcttgtcttttttgaacATTAAAAGGTAAATAATCAAGCAGATGGGAAGCAGAAAATGGACAAGGCTTTTTATCATCGTTATCAACTTGAAACAACTACAGACACTAACTACACACCCTTGTGCTTGATGACAGCTTCTGGAACAAAGGAACATCAGAGAAACTTGAGGGCACAGCGGCTTGGACCCCATCCCCAGGCAAATGCCCCCCTTCTCTCACTGCGCTGcgtgtctctgagcctcctcctctCAGACCTATAAATACAGGTGACTCTGGGCTCTCCACTCACTCAGGCTCCTGCTCCCCCATCCAGACCCTGAGCTCCAGGTGACTCACAGCCATGAGGACCCTCGCCCTCCTTGCTGCCCTTCTCCTCTTGGTCCTCCAAGCCCAGACTCAGAAGTCAGAAAAGGCAGCTGACCAGGTTCCTGCCCAGGACCAGCCTGAGGCTGAGTTCCAGGAGGTGATCATCTCCTTTGGAGGGAATGAGCTCTCTGCTCAAAATGATACAGGTGAGAGACCAGCTGGCATGCTGCAGAGGTCTACAGCCTCAATGTGACACAAACTAGCCAGGACATCATTAGAAAATGAGGACATTGCGTTGAGAGTCTCTTCAAGGCCCTTTGAGCAATACAAGTTTGGAGTTCTCGACACGGGCTTGTGTAACCCACTGGCTTCAGCTGCAGAGACTAAACAGGCTGCTACATGGGCTTCAGTACATTGAGGCCAGGCTCAAGTTGAGTGTGTGGATGAGGTGGGGTGAGGAGTAGGTAACCCCAAGTTTGAGAGGTGGACCACTGGGGAGGGCAGGAAATAAGCTCGTATGTGATAGACAAGGATCAGAGAAATAACTATGATCCTGCATACCCAACATATAGCCAGTAAGATTTTTTGAGTTATGACAAAAAGGTGAATTCTCTCTACCCTAACATGGCTGGTAATGTTGACTATAAGTAGTCATGTCCCCTCTTAGTCTATCTCCTTGAGACaggctctgcctctcctccttccttcccctggtgCCTaactctccctttccttccacaGCCCTTCAGGAAGCATCAAACTGCCGCTGCAGAGTCTTCTGCCGTTTTAGGGAGCGTCGCTCTGGGACCTGTGCTGGCAGGGGCATCCAAAACAGGCTTTGCTGTCATCGCCGCCGGCCTAATAGATTCAAACCCACAGTAGCGCAGGATTTCATTTGATAACTTGGAAATGGGTTTTCTCTTTATAACTTGTACCCCTTCTTATTCCTCTTTCCAAAATAAACTTTCAGCATTAAATTcagtattttggtatttttcttctttttctttattttttttttcttttcacatgacTTCTTTGTGTGGTTCACTTGCATAGAGAATTTAATAGAATTTAATTTAAGTCAACTGGCCTTTGCATCCCAGCGCTGCACAATTTGAGCATCATACCACAATAATATAAACAGCAAAATGAACATAATTAATTACAacaattttaatttctacaatTTGATCCATCCATGATGATGTTCTAAAGAAGGACGTGACTATGAGGTGTACCAAATGGTGTTGTTGACTCAAGGAAAGGTGAATCCAATGTGTTATGTTTACttgttctttaaatttaaaaagtaggagGGCATTGATATATATggacacttttcttattttcagcaGATGTGTTAAGGAGATATACTATTTTTCTAACTGTATCACAAGATAGAGTGAACCAACGCTTCAGTGAgtcacaaacaaggaaaatgtaTGAACTTACCAAAGATGGAATATAGTGATCAGCATTAGTGTCCTCAGTTAATCCCCAGAGAGGGGGGGAGTCCACAAGCTGGTCATTAGAGATGGTGATGCCCAGTGACCAGAGCCCAAAAGGTAAATTAGTCCAACGTCCAGTGAAGGAGTTGGTCTCAATTCTCCATCTCTTCAAAGACGTTGAgtctaataatgataataaacacctactaattttaataaaattctagcaAGAAATACATTTGTATAATAATGCTAATGAACCACATCAATCTATCATAATTATGAGACAATGGCTCATACACTTACTGTCCTGCAAAAACTTAAAGAGTACTTTATGTGTCAGAAAGGAAGATCTCTAAAATTACAATTTGTataaaaggcagagatttaaGAGTACTGTGACATAATAAAAGAAActgtggtgtttgtttttttcacaaAAAGAACGTCTCTGCCTGATAAAAAACAGTTGCTCAGGTTTGAATCATCCTGGAGACATACCATGTACCTTTCTTGATGGATAGTCAGCTCTTTGACACCCAGACCTGCACTGCTGCAGAAAATCAGGTGACCACACAAATCAATGGTGTCTGTCTAAAGCGCATGCATCAGTCAGGCTCTCTAGAGGAAGAGAACCAAGAGGATGTGTATAtacagagagatttattttaaggaattgtgattatggaggctggcaggTCTATAACATACAGCCTGGGTCACCAGGCTGGACACCCAGGGAAGAGTCAATGTGCCATTCAAGCCTGAAGGCAGTATGCGGGCAGAAATCTTTTTAGCCCAGGGGAGGACAGTGTTTGTCTTACTCAGTCCTTCAATTGACTAGATGAAGCCCACCCATATTttggaggacaatctgctttactcaaagtctactgatttaaatactAATCTCATTCACAAAATGCCATACAGAAACATCCAAATAACGTTTGATCAACTATCTTGGCACTGTGGCCTGGCCAAGCTGATGCATAAACTTACCCATCACATTGGACCATCAGTCTTACCAGGCAGTCTTCTTGGTCTCCAAGTCtgaccttgttcccaatcttCAGGGGGGCTGTAACAATATCTTCTTTCCACCATattttctatcacttttttttcCACGTTTCAGGTGCCTGAAACTTTAAACATATCATTTATCTCTATTTAAACGTCATGTGATagtggttttgctttgttttattttgataaccATCTATAAATGTGCAGTTAATACCATCTTAGAATGAAGAAAGTAGGATGATGCTGGTTAATATCCATTATTCATTTCACTGAGTCAAGCATCGCACTGACTACCTCACCTGCCACACCATCAGGTAGGAGAGAGATGACCATCAGATctgagagatggagaagggagacCCGGTGCATAGTGATCAGTCTTCAGTCTCAGGTTTgttgactccaaagcccatagTCTCAAGGTCTAGATACCACAACCTCCAAACCATGTAAAATCGACTACAGAGAAAGCTGATGAGTTGCAATCCCGGAGGGACCTGGAACAGAAGATCGTGGTGCTGCCATTTCTTCTGTGGAGACAAAAATTCAGTTCAAGAGGCTTCAGGTGAGAGAGATCAGCATCAGTGTTTTAAGAAAGAATTGAGACACTCTGTTCTGGTCTCAAGATCATACAGCCACTTATGTCCCTGGGAACACCTTGTTTAACTTCccaggacctcagtttcttcatcagaaaACTGAAAGTTTTGGGCTCAAGAGTCACAAGAGTGTCTTCTTTTCCATGGAATTTTGACTTCATGACATGTGGAAAAGTCTTTGAAGCCAGAgagcagccatggacaatatgAAACGGATGAGGCTGGCTATGTTCCAGTAGAACACTACAGAGTCTGAGGTCTTGCTTGGCGTAAGGACCATAGCTTACTCACCCATAGACTAGACTTTAGTCTATTTCAAGAGATATCTGGATGCAGAGCAAAAGGCAAAATTGGCAAGATGTGAATGTGCAAGGATGTGGGGGCAAGGCGAACAAGGGTGGTCACGGCATGGAGCTCAAATAGATGAGGCTGTGAGGGCTCAGTTCCCTACTGGCAGGCATAGTCCAGTCAGAACTCACGTGGTCTAATGCAGTGAGCATTGCTGTGGCTCTAATTTGTCCTGTTGGCATGCCTACTCTAAGGCAAAGTTTAACTTCTTAGGTTCTCCCTTCATCCCCTACACCAGGCACGTGGTTAACGCTCCTACAGGCCAGGTAAGCATGTCGTGCTATTGCAGAAGAGGACCCTGCCAGTTTCAGGAGTGGATCTCTGAGGTCTGCATACTCAGTGATCTTCATCAGAGGCTCTGCTATCACTTAGCTTCTTCAACCTAGACACAAAGACGTGTAAGTCCTAGTGTGAAGGCCTGGAGGGAACGGTTGGTACCTTCTGTGCTAGTACCAAAGCTCTTTTTCCATCCTGAGTAAAGTCTTTACAACaagcttctgtttctgttttggtttttttaatgtatatatttgatACTGTATCACTTGGGACTAATTTAAATGCCGGCAACAAAGTTATGACTAAAACTCTCTTAAACAAAGTATTGGCTCTAAATAGTTGGGTAATTCAAAAAGCAATGCTGGCCTCAGACACAGAGTGGTATAAATGCACAAGTGAGTACTAAAGTTCCATccgtctatctgtctgtctatgtaTCAATGACTCTATTCATTCTTCTTCTGTCAATCAATGCATCTACCTACATAGCTGTCTAACCAACCATCTTTGGCTCTGCTTTCATTAGATTCACATTTACTCTGAGGTAGACATTTCCTCTGTATTAACAACTATAATCACTGTCAGCCCCTGGTTCCTATGATCCTACCACCTTCCTTCCCATGGAAAACCCACTGTCTCCAACCCCCATTGTGGGAGTGCTCCCCTGGAGAAGTACCCAATCACATGCCTTTCTCTAAGCCCTGGGGTTATATCTGTCACACTGGAAGCCTTTAATTAACAAGAGGGTTATTGTGTCCCCAAAGATATGGTAAGCAGACGAAAATTGAATCACACTTATGAAATGACATGTTCTCTATTGTCATCAGGAAACACAGAGTAAGAAATCAACTGAGGAAGGTATTGTCAGAAAGCAAAAGGAATTGGGCTGGTTACGTGACCAATGCATGCTCCAAACCCTCAAACAAACACAGGCTTTCATCCTCCTCAGTTTTTCAGAAGTTGCTGAAATTCACTTAAATCCTCCCACCATCTAGAAAAACCGCCCTCAGCCTCCAGTTTCCCCTTTGAGTCAatcttccttttccataaaaaatGGCCCGTGTTTGTAGTGCTTTGTTTCCTCAGCTGGGGTCCTGCCTGCAGGGCGTTGGGCATCCAaaattctcttcttattttacaCTGCTTCCTCTCCTCCAGTCCAATACTGTATAATTTCCTTAAAAACTGGATGGGCTTCCTCGTCATAAGTTATAATCCACACTATTAGACAGAGGTCAGCCCACACTTCTTTCAGAAACAGGCCCTTCACTCCTGAGCTGAACGATAGGGTGCTTTCACGGCATTAAGATTCATAGAAGCCTTTTCTCCAGATGAAAAGCATTTTCTCCACCCACCCTTTAACTTTTTGAAGGTTGCCACAAACATTCTTAGAGCCATAGCCTTGAGACCTACCCTGAAACAATATTTAATGGGAATACTTTCAATTTGATCTTTGCCCTAtgtccagttctttttttttttttttttttgaggaagattagccctgagctaactgctgccaatcctcctctttttgctgaggaagactggccctgagctaacatccgtgcctatcttcctctactttatatatgggacgcctaccacagcattgcttgtcaagcagtgccatgtccacacccgggatccgaaccagcgaaccccgggccaacgaagcagaatgtgcccacTTAAATGCTgaaccaccgggctggccccctggccacttcttattttgtgaaattttgcCTCAAAAGACTGAAGATGAGAAACAGTTTTATCTTCAAGCTTTAACTAACATCTTCATGAGCCCCTCTCAGCTTCTACCACAAGGTCCCTTGTGGGGACATCTGCCCACTGTTCAGTCCCAACACCAATCCAGCAGCTTTGAggtttttgttacagcagcatccCAATTCCAGGCACCAAATAAACTGTCCCTGAAATTATCAGCCTGAAACAGCAGCCATTTCATTGCATCTTACAGTATTGTGGGTTTGGTCTTTCTGCCGACCCGTCTCTATCCTGAAGCTATCTGGGGGCCTGCCCAGAGTTGCTTCATTAGAATAAAAACCCTTCCTATCAGCTTTGTCACTTGGGAGAATCCAAGGATTTGGGGAGCTCTGCGCCAGGAACTGGGACCAAGACCAAATGATTCCAGCAGAGTCTGGGGTGCAGGAGCTGGGGTCCCCAGTTGTCTGGTCCCTGGATCTGGGGTGATTAGGGAAGGCGGAGAGTAGTCTGAGGTGTGAAGGAGATGGCTggagtgtgggctctggactAGCTGGTTTGCACATGGGAGGCGTGCTCAGAAGTGGAGTTGTTGGCCATCTTTAGGAATTGGCTAACCCCaggaggggcagtccctccaggaAAGGCAGGGCCCCAGATGGCAAAGCACCAGAAAGCAGAAACTAGAAAATGTGACTATTGCAGTCCACTTCAAATCTGATCAGGAAACAACATTGCCTTACTTCAGCTGCTCTCCCGCCTGATGGGGGAACGTGGCCCCCTCTCATTCCCAGGTCCCACACTTCCGGTGGGCAACACCCCTAGGCTTCTGTTTGCCTCCACTGCTCGGCTCACTTCCAAGGGTGACACACACAATCTGAACACACGATGAAGCCTGTCTTTGTTCTCAGTGTTGACTCTTCAGTCACAGATTCAACAAAACTTATGAGATCCTGCTCTGGGTCAAGCACAAGCAAGGCttctgctctctttcctcctcacccTCATGGGCAGGAAGAGGAAAGCACTGGATCCTCCCAGAGGTCGAACGCCAACAGTCCTACCACCGTCCAATCAAAGATCATGAGGACAttactatttaaatataaacCACAATAAAACGCTGTGTGAGTTTATAGTTCACAACTACTGGTATTAAAATACAGGGATGTGTCAGAACTACTAGAAAATAAAACCTAGGGTCCCTGTCCTGCTAGGAACTGTCAAGACCTCACCGTCCAGATTCTGAGCAGCATCCTGCCAGGAGGAGAATGAGCTGGAGAGGGTCGGAGAGGACTcggggagggggaaaaaggacACTTCAGGACTTGATGAGAGCATCTCCTATCTTGATAGGGACGTGGGTTACGCAGGTGaacgcatttgtcaaaactcaaacaACTGAACCTCCCGGATCAATGCTTTTCACTCTAGGCAAATTATGCTTCAATTACAAATTGTCAAATACAAAGTGTAAGCTTTATAAAAAGTCTATTAggtctagaaattaaaaatgaatataaataaataggctTGGCGGGGGAGGCAGTTGAGGATCACCTCTACGTGACTTCTCGCCTTAATTCTCTGGAGAACAAAATCACGTTCTGAAGTGCACTATAAATGTGAAGTGCATCACTGCTTTTGTTTTGCCCGACAGGACACACCTGTAGCAGCAGAACCTTTCAAGGTACGTTGGGACCATCTCGGTGCCTTTGCTTCAGCCTTCTCAGCCGGGTCTCTCATGAGAAGAAGGACCACCCAGTTGGCGCCCCTTCCCGCTCACCTGGGGCGTGAACACAGATCACAGGTGGAGCCATGTGTCTGCAGAAGGACCTGGTGCAGCTCCCAAACCTCAGGTGCACCCTGAGACCAGGAGTGAAAGAGAAAGTGGTGTTTTGTCTGGACTTGCCTGGCCAGATGCAGCTACAGCTGATGACCCGGAGTTTGCCCCAGGACAGCCTGGGTGAGGGACGGGGCAGAGTTCACTTCAAAGACACAGGCTGCAGGAGCCCAGCAGGAAGTCTTGTCTTGTGACACACCCACCCTCTCCAAGGTCAGACGCACCTGAATAAACAGAGGGACTGTCTCGCTCCTTCTCGCCAGAGCCCCCGagcctcctctcttctctgatatttttgtttgatCAGACCCCGGCAGTAAGGGAATGGAGAAAGCCCTCTCCAAAGAAGGATAGGGTGCTAGTAACATATACTATCAGCATAGCGCTTCACCGTTTAAAAAGCTCTCTCCCACCTCTcacctcatttccttctctgcacAAACCTGTGAGAGAAATATAACTCTTCCTATTTTGCAAATGAAGCTTGAGAAGGTGAAATGCTTTTCTGTGACAAAGCCGCTGAGTGTGAATAGGATCCATGTCGAGAGTCGAAACCAGAGCCCTGAGAACTACAGAGTTCCCGGTATGAAGGGCATTTCCAAGGGACCACAAATGCTGCCAGTCTCAAAGCTTTAATTGCTGGAAACCCACAATAGGAGGAAAAAGATCATTAGCGTTTAGACAAGAAAGAACATTCAAGACTGAGAAATACcttgtgatggctaattttatgtgtcatcttGGCTGACCCATGGTGCTCATCTCAGTAAACACCCCCAGATATTTGGTCCAACATCACCCTGGATGTTTCTTGGATGAGAATAGCATGTCAATGacctttgagtaaagcagattgccctccataacgtgagtgggcctcacccaaacagttgaaggcctgaacagGACAGACTGACTTCcccaagcaagaaggaattctgccagcagataGCCTTCGGACTTGAACTACAACATGAGCTCTTCCCTGAGACTCCAGCCTGCTGGTCTACcccatcagatttttttttttttttttttggactcaCCAAACCTCCACAATCATGTAAACcaattccttttctgtttctctggagacccCTGACTGACACACACCCAAATCTCAGCAAGTGATGGGGAGGATGCTAGGAGGTACCAGGCAGCCCCACAGAGATGGGCTGTGGTTGTCCAGACCCTGGAATACCTTTACCTGGGCTCCTGGACCTTCTAAAAGGGACCCCCCCACCATACAAAAGACAGTCCTGGAATGTCTCCAAGCTTCTCACACTCACCCTTATCCCAAAGGATAAAGGATAAGTTATCCCTTATGCAGCTAAGAATAGGTTAGCATTACATGGATCACATGGCCCTGGAACCCTACACTGGCTATACCACTGACTAAACCACAGACACACAGAAGCAAACAGGACAGGAGAAATGCACAGAAGCTAAGAAACATACTGCAAGAAGGCGGTGACCTCAAGTGCTAGGTCAGTGAAGCCAGGGTGGCTAGAGAGTATGGAGatggcagaggaagcagagaaggaaggagaagctCAGGAGGCAGTGATTCATGGGAATTACACACTCAGGGGAGATCCCCGACATGGCTTCTAAGAATGAATGTCAGGGTCTCCCTGAAGCCCAGCTGGCCAGCAGCTGTGGGgtttccttcacttcctttcctCCCACGACCCTTCCTAAGAAACCTCCCATCTCCTGAGCTCACCTGAGCAGAGTGAACACACCTCCCTTCTCTACGTACATATCTCCCACCTaaggctgagaggttaagtaatgagGTGACACAGGTAACTCGCCTGGAGAAAGGTCTACACACTCTCAGTGCTGGAGTCTCACAATTCGCATCATTTTCCCTTCCACAAGATGTGTCAGGCTAAGGGGAAGACAGAGAGGTGAgaaagggagggagtgaggggagcAATGGAAACCTGTGTCCCAGAACCTCCATCACTGCCCTTTACAAACATGTAATTTAAAGCAATAAGAAAACTTCAAGGAATTGTCAACAGACCTTTATCATGGACTATTGCATCAGTCATCAACTAGGAATGTGTGTGCCCCAGAGGGGAATAAAAAGTTTGCAGGAGTGAGGAGAATTTCTTACACAGCAAAGGTTACAgaattatctatattttataaatgaaaaaaaagatgtaggggccagccttgtggcctagtggttaagttcagtgtgctctgcttctgtggcccaggttcggttcctgggcgtggacctacaccactcatcagccatgctgtggaggcatcccacatataaattggagaaagattggcacagatgttagctcagggctaatcctcctcaagcaaaaataaaatagtgtttttcTGTTACAAGCTTCAAGAAAGTGGACCAAATCTTAGCTGATGAAAATATGCAGCAAATTCAGATTCCAAAAAAAGTGGCCCTAAAAACCTCTgggtggaagagagaaagatgtgAGTGTGGGGGTTTCATGTTAATCAAAAAGGACACAAGTTTTGTAAGGCGGGAGAaccaggagagagggggaggtgATCCACCTGCTGGTGGAGCGCCGGCAGGTCTCTGTGTGACCACCAGAGGGCGACAGCACGCGCCATCCTGTGTCCAGGCTCCCTCTGGCTGGAACAGCTTGCTGGCTTGTAGAAATGCTCCTTCTACGCAAGAGCCAGGGAATCCGGGTTGTTTACTACCTACCGCACCCACTAAAGAGAAAGCCGTTtcagaggaaacaaaggaatccAAGTCCCGGGAGAAACTTAAGCTGGCCAAAGTTTCTACCACGTGGACCTGGCAACATCCACCCCATCCAGCTTGCCAAAAGAACC
This Equus quagga isolate Etosha38 chromosome 22, UCLA_HA_Equagga_1.0, whole genome shotgun sequence DNA region includes the following protein-coding sequences:
- the LOC124231821 gene encoding alpha-defensin 1-like; the protein is MRTLALLAALLLLVLQAQTQKSEKAADQVPAQDQPEAEFQEVIISFGGNELSAQNDTALQEASNCRCRVFCRFRERRSGTCAGRGIQNRLCCHRRRPNRFKPTVAQDFI